A region of Zerene cesonia ecotype Mississippi unplaced genomic scaffold, Zerene_cesonia_1.1 Zces_u002, whole genome shotgun sequence DNA encodes the following proteins:
- the LOC119838319 gene encoding uncharacterized protein LOC119838319 isoform X1 → MQNTRESSRQKRSIKRRNSRKKSLSPSDLKCVRGETKAENKLGRRSLSEGSMKVKHRKSNIQRTLTHPISCADLEVVPIDEFSAIKVDPVPPESDESQVPPTSSDRDTEDDGRVQSKPAPLRPRWDSGSEMDSLVSIAVRKASARRRRTPANPDWGVNTEPGEVSEPEAGRMRPEDYRLVFLSSDSSCREDTEDSASTASSAAPPVPDDCDWDYFEPGAAAVQPQPPPPQPLPKHTPQDCQRACSCGAEPRFVAVPVPVPVPVPAALWPALLAFPPQNPPTPHWNTYPGFSSLDAAAFARLTTAAAVAVTAAATANSLPRNRLEMTVERTDKAIQSELQVPAPSDNDKSDNNIEHAVQHETSNDIKVIAGDDSLLVLSEVADTMPDHLESEKAFPSSSSSASSSDSERGVAQRSYDLHSAAPEEPPTSDEDSDDSGGGGGQFSRVFVVNPADSSSENDENADSSGIDCDDSYDKKSDSLEIAAMEVAMQNDINMNRNECAEEAPSNNNVVVLQSVNFTEEYSVFPLQRNNESESRHISQFHDENMLLSETNERYNSFSATCSDKDQNNYDSLNNIQSAQNRDSPDIIECDSLDNSFNSDCNIKVSVDLPADLYSNTENISKTSSNINPIQAPSPEPTYEVANKSALPPIQKIDLFKGIERTLSELLKKELMDDNSEEKMHDSRPVCAETERGAGTPVENTVCRSRTAGADGSARFTSRVMITHDRVSVVTSDTTRLMHDITVHHTNLDNEPEPNASVQQNDINERLSDNESVQPSAGVTVVSNADTLSAVVCLEEGLADDDSWVEDVSHDDDEATSQSDSDSEDETNLPTRGEDFAYCRRSLDFTLHTIVEESCEESETEPTTKKPRPLSATELEKYFFFGLGDGKNIRDEDEQISDTSSVCSEGGESIVDNEEPKKSGDSEELVTSRLEKYFLSGFMGFNQERRDSDGSGSVGSDSEGKQSPEQRRKRLVRARGTPRSHSSSLDNLLTGDEPSQENQEVSDGSSTETEDRHESLERLDLTGENKRKKQNKKRGSPADERRQSVEFPEETRDDTRSVSEGEDGRSTPRPEFPPLGSELSESKKQTSRDSGFVGSCDDLLRSGDSSSDFARSHEPKTELEEIIEEVRPDIDERLERAPTSRPPPSPLSRKDSFNNWSSDEETNLMMTKMRQFFKQMINSTNVRTSTPASSNSESSKPPKPPQLLYFESELTRLMKTVPGIRDEEVREIVEYLSSEDTWSDSYDSSDYAGSDLEGTANRSALRKQISESCREIIDEFDKGNSEAGSLERDAVGAYQRLAATLGRAGDGSPPLFGKVMRHIGGRLVALMHEVSAGASASTDEDSASEPGALARSKSHDILEATASRGSVASDSERFSWRGSFESALLAADSRGTLGGGGETRRSPAGADLAALKSHSRSCGAISGSEDRLWRGRRRASAPDAESEEEQRAGSLPRLPSINGTPAPVGPVKSARYRAPGFRTATRAASAPGLHAPRRRRPPPTPQQPPPSAPASAPSLQDEVYMSDALSPGHATLPRRSSSPLPHDADRDRFSLNRSGLQARSESMASVYSGAGEGMRGSVTVRGEVQFSLLYNYRLGALEVGVKRCRDLAPIDVKRNRSDPYVKVYLLPDKSKAGKRKTKVKKNTLNPVFEETLSFSQPLATLSARTLWLSVWHADMFGRNDFLGEVALPLADVVFDEPAPKWYKLHERTEQFDEQQGTRGDLIVGLKFEPDAGGAGARGKGTLHVLVKEAKNLVATRPSGLADVFCKSYLLPERGRLAKQKTGVARRTLSPRWEHTFAYRGVTLAELAARALELSLWDRDRLASNDFMGAVRLSLGTGTYMGASVNWMDSVGKEVSLWQTMMQRPNFWVEGSLPLRPQLNHSN, encoded by the exons ATGCAAAACACCAGAGAGTCAAGCAGACAAAAGCGCAGCATTAAAAGAAGAAATTCAAGGAAGAAATCCTTATCCCCGTCTGATCTGAAATGTGTGCGCGGCGAAACAAAAGCGGAGAACAAACTGGGTCGACGATCGCTATCCGAAGGCTCGATGAAAGTGAAGCACAGGAAGAGCAATATACAGAGAACTTTAACGCATCCGATATCGTGTGCAGATCTCGAGGTAGTGCCAATCGATGAGTTTAGTGCCATAAAAGTTGATCCGGTGCCTCCAGAGAGTGATGAATCTCAGGTGCCCCCGACTAGTAGTGATAGGGATACAGAGGACGATGGTCGTGTGCAGAGCAAGCCGGCTCCGCTTAGGCCGCGCTGGGATTCCGGCAGCGAAATGGACTCGCTGGTCTCCATAGCTGTGAGAAAAGCTTCGGCACGACGACGCCGAACGCCCGCCAACCCAG ATTGGGGCGTCAATACTGAGCCTGGCGAAGTAAGCGAACCGGAAGCCGGTCGCATGCGTCCCGAGGATTACCGCCTCGTGTTCCTCAGCTCGGATTCGTCGTGCCGTGAGGACACGGAAGACTCCGCTTCTACAGCATCCTCCGCCGCGCCTCCTGTTCCTGACGACTGTGACTGGGACTACTTCGAGCCAGGCGCGGCGGCGGTGCAACCACAACCACCGCCACCGCAACCACTCCCAAAGCATACACCACAGGACTGTCAAAGAGCGTGTTCGTGCGGCGCTGAGCCACGCTTTGTCGCCGTCCCCGTCCCAGTACCTGTACCTGTACCTGCCGCCCTTTGGCCCGCGTTACTCGCATTTCCACCGCAAAACCCACCCACGCCTCATTGGAATACATACCCGGGGTTTTCATCGCTAGATGCCGCCGCCTTCGCCCGTCTCACAACGGCGGCCGCCGTGGCAGTTACCGCTGCCGCTACAGCTAACTCTCTACCACGAAATAGATTGGAGATGACCGTCGAAAGGACCGATAAAGCTATACAATCCGAGTTGCAAGTACCTGCGCCTAGTGATAACGATAAGAGCGATAACAATATCGAACACGCAGTCCAACATGAAACGTCAAACGATATCAAAGTGATTGCGGGAGACGATTCTTTATTAGTTTTGTCAGAAGTGGCGGATACCATGCCTGATCATCTAGAATCAGAAAAGGCCTTCCCCTCGTCGTCATCGTCGGCTAGTTCGAGCGATTCGGAAAGAGGGGTTGCTCAAAGAAGCTATGATTTGCACAGTGCTGCCCCTGAGGAGCCCCCGACGTCTGACGAAGACTCGGATGACTCTGGAGGTGGTGGAGGACAGTTTTCCCGTGTATTCGTTGTGAACCCAGCAGACTCCTCCTCTGAAAACGACGAAAACGCTGACAGCAGCGGCATTGACTGTGATGACtcttatgataaaaaatcggACAGCCTTGAAATAGCAGCCATGGAAGTAGCAATGCAAAATGATATTAACATGAATAGAAATGAGTGCGCCGAGGAAGCTCCCTCTAATAACAATGTTGTTGTCCTTCAATCCGTCAACTTTACGGAGGAGTATTCCGTGTTCCcattacaaagaaataatgaaaGTGAAAGTCGACATATTTCCCAATTTCATGACGAAAATATGCTGTTAAGTGAAACAAATGAGCGATATAATAGTTTCAGTGCAACGTGTAGTGATAAGGATCAAAACAATTACGATTCCTTAAACAATATACAAAGCGCGCAAAACCGAGACTCCCCCGATATAATAGAGTGTGATTCTTTGGATAATTCTTTTAACTCGGATTGCAATATAAAAGTTTCTGTTGATTTACCCGCCGatttatatagtaatacagaaaatatttcaaaaacttcATCAAATATTAATCCGATACAGGCACCGTCTCCGGAACCTACATATGAAGTGGCAAATAAATCAGCATTACCGCCGATACAAAAAATTGACTTGTTTAAAGGTATTGAACGCACGCTTAGTGAGTTATTGAAGAAAGAATTAATGGACGACAACAGCGAGGAGAAAATGCACGATTCGCGGCCGGTTTGCGCTGAGACGGAGAGGGGCGCGGGCACACCTGTGGAGAATACAGTTTGCCGCTCGCGCACGGCCGGTGCGGACGGGTCCGCGCGTTTCACTAGCCGCGTTATGATAACGCACGATCGTGTCTCCGTAGTCACGTCAGACACGACGCGGCTCATGCATGACATCACAGTGCATCACACCAACTTGGACAACGAACCGGAACCAAACGCAAGCGTACAACAAAACGACATAAACGAACGACTATCCGACAACGAATCGGTGCAACCTTCAGCTGGAGTGACTGTTGTTAGTAATGCCGACACTCTCTCTGCGGTCGTGTGTCTCGAGGAGGGGCTCGCTGATGACGACTCGTGGGTTGAGGACGTCAGTCACGATGATGACGAGGCCACTTCACAGTCGGATTCAGATTCCGAGGATGAAACCAACTTGCCTACCCGGGGAGAAGACTTCGCATACTGTAGGCGTTCCTTAGATTTTACATTGCATACTATAGTGGAAGAGAGCTGTGAAGAAAGCGAAACGGAACCCACAACTAAAAAACCGCGGCCCCTATCGGCTACGGAActcgaaaaatattttttctttggcTTGGGGGATGGAAAAAATATTCGCGATGAGGATGAACAAATATCCGATACGTCTAGTGTATGTAGTGAAGGTGGTGAGTCGATAGTTGACAATGAGGAACCAAAAAAAAGTGGTGACAGTGAGGAACTTGTGACGTCGAGGctagaaaaatatttcctttctGGTTTTATGGGTTTTAACCAGGAGCGAAGGGATTCCGATGGATCAGGCAGTGTAGGCAGTGATAGTGAGGGTAAACAGAGCCCTGAGCAAAGACGAAAACGGCTAGTGCGCGCTCGAGGCACCCCAAGGTCACATTCCTCATCATTGGACAATTTATTAACCGGCGATGAGCCTTCACAAGAAAATCAAGAAGTATCTGACGGGTCGAGTACGGAGACTGAGGACCGCCATGAGTCACTCGAACGATTAGATTTAACGGGTGAAAACAaacgtaaaaaacaaaacaaaaagcgTGGTTCACCCGCGGATGAAAGGCGGCAATCCGTTGAATTCCCGGAGGAAACCCGCGATGATACAAGGTCGGTATCTGAAGGTGAAGATGGGAGATCTACACCTCGACCTGAATTCCCACCGCTTGGATCTGAACTCTCTGAATCTAAGAAACAAACTAGTCGTGATAGTGGTTTTGTAGGAAGCTGCGACGATTTATTGCGTAGCGGCGATTCTAGCTCTGACTTTGCGAGATCTCATGAACCCAAAACAGAATTAGAAGAAATTATTGAGGAGGTAAGGCCAGACATCGATGAGCGCTTAGAGAGAGCCCCCACGTCCAGACCCCCACCTAGCccgctttcacgcaaagatAGCTTTAATAACTGGTCGTCGGATGAAGAAACTAATCTTATGATGACGAAAATGCgacaatttttcaaacaaatgatAAATTCAACTAATGTGCGTACATCGACACCCGCCTCATCAAACTCGGAAAGCTCAAAACCACCAAAACCTCCACAACTATTATATTTCGAAAGTGAACTAACGAGGTTAATGAAAACCGTACCAGGAATACGAGACGAAGAAGTGCGCGAAATCGTTGAATATTTATCGAGCGAGGACACGTGGAGTGATTCATATGATTCCTCAGATTACGCGGGCTCCGACTTAGAGGGTACCGCAAATAGATCCGCCTTGAGGAAACAAATTTCAGAGAGTTGTCGCGAAATAATCGACGAATTCGACAAAGGTAATAGTGAAGCGGGTTCCCTAGAACGGGACGCCGTTGGTGCATATCAAAGATTAGCAGCCACTTTGGGACGGGCGGGCGACGGTTCACCGCCGTTATTTGGGAAGGTCATGAGGCACATAGGAGGGCGGTTGGTTGCCCTCATGCACGAAGTTTCAGCCGGGGCGTCGGCTAGCACGGATGAGGACAGTGCATCCGAGCCAGGAGCGTTAGCGCGCAGCAAATCTCACGATATTTTGGAAGCGACAGCGAGCAGGGGAAGTGTCGCAAGTGACAGTGAACGGTTCTCGTGGCGTGGTAGTTTTGAATCGGCTTTATTGGCTGCTGATTCGAGGGGAACACTGGGCGGTGGCGGCGAGACACGGAGGTCCCCCGCGGGAGCGGACCTGGCCGCTCTAAAGTCACACTCAAGAAGCTGTGGAGCCATCAGCGGCAGTGAAGATAGGCTGTGGCGTGGGAGACGACGTGCATCTGCACCAGACGCTGAG TCGGAAGAAGAGCAACGCGCCGGCTCATTGCCCCGGTTGCCGTCCATCAACGGTACGCCAGCACCCGTGGGGCCGGTGAAGTCCGCTCGGTACCGCGCCCCCGGCTTCAGGACAGCTACTCGAGCGGCGTCAGCGCCTGGTCTTCATGCGCCAAGGAGAAGACGACCGCCGCCCACACCGCAGCAACCGCCGCCCTCTGCGCCCGCGTCGGCGCCTAGCTTACAAG ATGAAGTCTACATGTCCGATGCGTTATCCCCGGGACACGCCACCTTGCCCCGACGATCGAGTTCACCTTTACCCCATGATGCAGACAGAGACAGGTTTTCACTCAACAGAAGTGGATTGCAG GCACGTTCCGAGTCTATGGCATCAGTGTACAGCGGAGCCGGGGAGGGAATGCGAGGGAGTGTCACGGTGAGAGGGGAGGTCCAGTTCTCCCTACTGTACAACTACAGGCTCGGAGCCCTGGAGGTCGGAGTGAAGCGCTGTAGAGACCTGGCGCCCATCGACGTCAAGAGGAACCGGTCCGATCCTTATGTCAAG GTGTACTTGTTGCCCGACAAGTCGAAAGCTGGCAAGAGGAAGACGAAGGTGAAGAAGAACACGCTGAACCCCGTGTTCGAGGAGACGCTGAGCTTCTCGCAGCCGCTGGCCACGCTGTCCGCGCGGACACTGTGGCTCAGCGTGTGGCACGCGGACATGTTCGGGCGGAACGACTTCCTCGGCGAGGTGGCGCTGCCGCTGGCCGACGTCGTGTTCGACGAGCCCGCGCCCAAGTGGTACAAGCTGCACGAGCGG ACGGAGCAGTTCGACGAGCAGCAAGGTACGCGCGGGGACCTCATCGTGGGGCTGAAGTTCGAGCCGGACGCGGGCGGCGCAGGCGCCAGGGGGAAGGGCACTCTGCACGTGCTCGTCAAGGAGGCCAAGAACCTCGTCGCCACGAGACCTAGTGGGCTCGCTGATGTCTTCTGCAAGAG TTACCTGCTGCCGGAGCGCGGGCGGCTGGCGAAGCAGAAGACGGGCGTGGCGCGGCGCACGCTGAGCCCGCGCTGGGAGCACACGTTCGCGTACCGCGGCGTGACGCTGGCCGAGctggcggcgcgcgcgctcgAGCTCAGCCTGTGGGACCGCGACCGCCTCGCCTCCAACGACTTCATGGGCGCCGTGCGGCTCTCGCTCGGCACCG
- the LOC119838319 gene encoding uncharacterized protein LOC119838319 isoform X2 produces the protein MQNTRESSRQKRSIKRRNSRKKSLSPSDLKCVRGETKAENKLGRRSLSEGSMKVKHRKSNIQRTLTHPISCADLEVVPIDEFSAIKVDPVPPESDESQVPPTSSDRDTEDDGRVQSKPAPLRPRWDSGSEMDSLVSIAVRKASARRRRTPANPDWGVNTEPGEVSEPEAGRMRPEDYRLVFLSSDSSCREDTEDSASTASSAAPPVPDDCDWDYFEPGAAAVQPQPPPPQPLPKHTPQDCQRACSCGAEPRFVAVPVPVPVPVPAALWPALLAFPPQNPPTPHWNTYPGFSSLDAAAFARLTTAAAVAVTAAATANSLPRNRLEMTVERTDKAIQSELQVPAPSDNDKSDNNIEHAVQHETSNDIKVIAGDDSLLVLSEVADTMPDHLESEKAFPSSSSSASSSDSERGVAQRSYDLHSAAPEEPPTSDEDSDDSGGGGGQFSRVFVVNPADSSSENDENADSSGIDCDDSYDKKSDSLEIAAMEVAMQNDINMNRNECAEEAPSNNNVVVLQSVNFTEEYSVFPLQRNNESESRHISQFHDENMLLSETNERYNSFSATCSDKDQNNYDSLNNIQSAQNRDSPDIIECDSLDNSFNSDCNIKVSVDLPADLYSNTENISKTSSNINPIQAPSPEPTYEVANKSALPPIQKIDLFKGIERTLSELLKKELMDDNSEEKMHDSRPVCAETERGAGTPVENTVCRSRTAGADGSARFTSRVMITHDRVSVVTSDTTRLMHDITVHHTNLDNEPEPNASVQQNDINERLSDNESVQPSAGVTVVSNADTLSAVVCLEEGLADDDSWVEDVSHDDDEATSQSDSDSEDETNLPTRGEDFAYCRRSLDFTLHTIVEESCEESETEPTTKKPRPLSATELEKYFFFGLGDGKNIRDEDEQISDTSSVCSEGGESIVDNEEPKKSGDSEELVTSRLEKYFLSGFMGFNQERRDSDGSGSVGSDSEGKQSPEQRRKRLVRARGTPRSHSSSLDNLLTGDEPSQENQEVSDGSSTETEDRHESLERLDLTGENKRKKQNKKRGSPADERRQSVEFPEETRDDTRSVSEGEDGRSTPRPEFPPLGSELSESKKQTSRDSGFVGSCDDLLRSGDSSSDFARSHEPKTELEEIIEEVRPDIDERLERAPTSRPPPSPLSRKDSFNNWSSDEETNLMMTKMRQFFKQMINSTNVRTSTPASSNSESSKPPKPPQLLYFESELTRLMKTVPGIRDEEVREIVEYLSSEDTWSDSYDSSDYAGSDLEGTANRSALRKQISESCREIIDEFDKGNSEAGSLERDAVGAYQRLAATLGRAGDGSPPLFGKVMRHIGGRLVALMHEVSAGASASTDEDSASEPGALARSKSHDILEATASRGSVASDSERFSWRGSFESALLAADSRGTLGGGGETRRSPAGADLAALKSHSRSCGAISGSEDRLWRGRRRASAPDAESEEEQRAGSLPRLPSINGTPAPVGPVKSARYRAPGFRTATRAASAPGLHAPRRRRPPPTPQQPPPSAPASAPSLQDEVYMSDALSPGHATLPRRSSSPLPHDADRDRFSLNRSGLQARSESMASVYSGAGEGMRGSVTVRGEVQFSLLYNYRLGALEVGVKRCRDLAPIDVKRNRSDPYVKVYLLPDKSKAGKRKTKVKKNTLNPVFEETLSFSQPLATLSARTLWLSVWHADMFGRNDFLGEVALPLADVVFDEPAPKWYKLHERTEQFDEQQGTRGDLIVGLKFEPDAGGAGARGKGTLHVLVKEAKNLVATRPSGLADVFCKSRFKDRIIQCVQNNL, from the exons ATGCAAAACACCAGAGAGTCAAGCAGACAAAAGCGCAGCATTAAAAGAAGAAATTCAAGGAAGAAATCCTTATCCCCGTCTGATCTGAAATGTGTGCGCGGCGAAACAAAAGCGGAGAACAAACTGGGTCGACGATCGCTATCCGAAGGCTCGATGAAAGTGAAGCACAGGAAGAGCAATATACAGAGAACTTTAACGCATCCGATATCGTGTGCAGATCTCGAGGTAGTGCCAATCGATGAGTTTAGTGCCATAAAAGTTGATCCGGTGCCTCCAGAGAGTGATGAATCTCAGGTGCCCCCGACTAGTAGTGATAGGGATACAGAGGACGATGGTCGTGTGCAGAGCAAGCCGGCTCCGCTTAGGCCGCGCTGGGATTCCGGCAGCGAAATGGACTCGCTGGTCTCCATAGCTGTGAGAAAAGCTTCGGCACGACGACGCCGAACGCCCGCCAACCCAG ATTGGGGCGTCAATACTGAGCCTGGCGAAGTAAGCGAACCGGAAGCCGGTCGCATGCGTCCCGAGGATTACCGCCTCGTGTTCCTCAGCTCGGATTCGTCGTGCCGTGAGGACACGGAAGACTCCGCTTCTACAGCATCCTCCGCCGCGCCTCCTGTTCCTGACGACTGTGACTGGGACTACTTCGAGCCAGGCGCGGCGGCGGTGCAACCACAACCACCGCCACCGCAACCACTCCCAAAGCATACACCACAGGACTGTCAAAGAGCGTGTTCGTGCGGCGCTGAGCCACGCTTTGTCGCCGTCCCCGTCCCAGTACCTGTACCTGTACCTGCCGCCCTTTGGCCCGCGTTACTCGCATTTCCACCGCAAAACCCACCCACGCCTCATTGGAATACATACCCGGGGTTTTCATCGCTAGATGCCGCCGCCTTCGCCCGTCTCACAACGGCGGCCGCCGTGGCAGTTACCGCTGCCGCTACAGCTAACTCTCTACCACGAAATAGATTGGAGATGACCGTCGAAAGGACCGATAAAGCTATACAATCCGAGTTGCAAGTACCTGCGCCTAGTGATAACGATAAGAGCGATAACAATATCGAACACGCAGTCCAACATGAAACGTCAAACGATATCAAAGTGATTGCGGGAGACGATTCTTTATTAGTTTTGTCAGAAGTGGCGGATACCATGCCTGATCATCTAGAATCAGAAAAGGCCTTCCCCTCGTCGTCATCGTCGGCTAGTTCGAGCGATTCGGAAAGAGGGGTTGCTCAAAGAAGCTATGATTTGCACAGTGCTGCCCCTGAGGAGCCCCCGACGTCTGACGAAGACTCGGATGACTCTGGAGGTGGTGGAGGACAGTTTTCCCGTGTATTCGTTGTGAACCCAGCAGACTCCTCCTCTGAAAACGACGAAAACGCTGACAGCAGCGGCATTGACTGTGATGACtcttatgataaaaaatcggACAGCCTTGAAATAGCAGCCATGGAAGTAGCAATGCAAAATGATATTAACATGAATAGAAATGAGTGCGCCGAGGAAGCTCCCTCTAATAACAATGTTGTTGTCCTTCAATCCGTCAACTTTACGGAGGAGTATTCCGTGTTCCcattacaaagaaataatgaaaGTGAAAGTCGACATATTTCCCAATTTCATGACGAAAATATGCTGTTAAGTGAAACAAATGAGCGATATAATAGTTTCAGTGCAACGTGTAGTGATAAGGATCAAAACAATTACGATTCCTTAAACAATATACAAAGCGCGCAAAACCGAGACTCCCCCGATATAATAGAGTGTGATTCTTTGGATAATTCTTTTAACTCGGATTGCAATATAAAAGTTTCTGTTGATTTACCCGCCGatttatatagtaatacagaaaatatttcaaaaacttcATCAAATATTAATCCGATACAGGCACCGTCTCCGGAACCTACATATGAAGTGGCAAATAAATCAGCATTACCGCCGATACAAAAAATTGACTTGTTTAAAGGTATTGAACGCACGCTTAGTGAGTTATTGAAGAAAGAATTAATGGACGACAACAGCGAGGAGAAAATGCACGATTCGCGGCCGGTTTGCGCTGAGACGGAGAGGGGCGCGGGCACACCTGTGGAGAATACAGTTTGCCGCTCGCGCACGGCCGGTGCGGACGGGTCCGCGCGTTTCACTAGCCGCGTTATGATAACGCACGATCGTGTCTCCGTAGTCACGTCAGACACGACGCGGCTCATGCATGACATCACAGTGCATCACACCAACTTGGACAACGAACCGGAACCAAACGCAAGCGTACAACAAAACGACATAAACGAACGACTATCCGACAACGAATCGGTGCAACCTTCAGCTGGAGTGACTGTTGTTAGTAATGCCGACACTCTCTCTGCGGTCGTGTGTCTCGAGGAGGGGCTCGCTGATGACGACTCGTGGGTTGAGGACGTCAGTCACGATGATGACGAGGCCACTTCACAGTCGGATTCAGATTCCGAGGATGAAACCAACTTGCCTACCCGGGGAGAAGACTTCGCATACTGTAGGCGTTCCTTAGATTTTACATTGCATACTATAGTGGAAGAGAGCTGTGAAGAAAGCGAAACGGAACCCACAACTAAAAAACCGCGGCCCCTATCGGCTACGGAActcgaaaaatattttttctttggcTTGGGGGATGGAAAAAATATTCGCGATGAGGATGAACAAATATCCGATACGTCTAGTGTATGTAGTGAAGGTGGTGAGTCGATAGTTGACAATGAGGAACCAAAAAAAAGTGGTGACAGTGAGGAACTTGTGACGTCGAGGctagaaaaatatttcctttctGGTTTTATGGGTTTTAACCAGGAGCGAAGGGATTCCGATGGATCAGGCAGTGTAGGCAGTGATAGTGAGGGTAAACAGAGCCCTGAGCAAAGACGAAAACGGCTAGTGCGCGCTCGAGGCACCCCAAGGTCACATTCCTCATCATTGGACAATTTATTAACCGGCGATGAGCCTTCACAAGAAAATCAAGAAGTATCTGACGGGTCGAGTACGGAGACTGAGGACCGCCATGAGTCACTCGAACGATTAGATTTAACGGGTGAAAACAaacgtaaaaaacaaaacaaaaagcgTGGTTCACCCGCGGATGAAAGGCGGCAATCCGTTGAATTCCCGGAGGAAACCCGCGATGATACAAGGTCGGTATCTGAAGGTGAAGATGGGAGATCTACACCTCGACCTGAATTCCCACCGCTTGGATCTGAACTCTCTGAATCTAAGAAACAAACTAGTCGTGATAGTGGTTTTGTAGGAAGCTGCGACGATTTATTGCGTAGCGGCGATTCTAGCTCTGACTTTGCGAGATCTCATGAACCCAAAACAGAATTAGAAGAAATTATTGAGGAGGTAAGGCCAGACATCGATGAGCGCTTAGAGAGAGCCCCCACGTCCAGACCCCCACCTAGCccgctttcacgcaaagatAGCTTTAATAACTGGTCGTCGGATGAAGAAACTAATCTTATGATGACGAAAATGCgacaatttttcaaacaaatgatAAATTCAACTAATGTGCGTACATCGACACCCGCCTCATCAAACTCGGAAAGCTCAAAACCACCAAAACCTCCACAACTATTATATTTCGAAAGTGAACTAACGAGGTTAATGAAAACCGTACCAGGAATACGAGACGAAGAAGTGCGCGAAATCGTTGAATATTTATCGAGCGAGGACACGTGGAGTGATTCATATGATTCCTCAGATTACGCGGGCTCCGACTTAGAGGGTACCGCAAATAGATCCGCCTTGAGGAAACAAATTTCAGAGAGTTGTCGCGAAATAATCGACGAATTCGACAAAGGTAATAGTGAAGCGGGTTCCCTAGAACGGGACGCCGTTGGTGCATATCAAAGATTAGCAGCCACTTTGGGACGGGCGGGCGACGGTTCACCGCCGTTATTTGGGAAGGTCATGAGGCACATAGGAGGGCGGTTGGTTGCCCTCATGCACGAAGTTTCAGCCGGGGCGTCGGCTAGCACGGATGAGGACAGTGCATCCGAGCCAGGAGCGTTAGCGCGCAGCAAATCTCACGATATTTTGGAAGCGACAGCGAGCAGGGGAAGTGTCGCAAGTGACAGTGAACGGTTCTCGTGGCGTGGTAGTTTTGAATCGGCTTTATTGGCTGCTGATTCGAGGGGAACACTGGGCGGTGGCGGCGAGACACGGAGGTCCCCCGCGGGAGCGGACCTGGCCGCTCTAAAGTCACACTCAAGAAGCTGTGGAGCCATCAGCGGCAGTGAAGATAGGCTGTGGCGTGGGAGACGACGTGCATCTGCACCAGACGCTGAG TCGGAAGAAGAGCAACGCGCCGGCTCATTGCCCCGGTTGCCGTCCATCAACGGTACGCCAGCACCCGTGGGGCCGGTGAAGTCCGCTCGGTACCGCGCCCCCGGCTTCAGGACAGCTACTCGAGCGGCGTCAGCGCCTGGTCTTCATGCGCCAAGGAGAAGACGACCGCCGCCCACACCGCAGCAACCGCCGCCCTCTGCGCCCGCGTCGGCGCCTAGCTTACAAG ATGAAGTCTACATGTCCGATGCGTTATCCCCGGGACACGCCACCTTGCCCCGACGATCGAGTTCACCTTTACCCCATGATGCAGACAGAGACAGGTTTTCACTCAACAGAAGTGGATTGCAG GCACGTTCCGAGTCTATGGCATCAGTGTACAGCGGAGCCGGGGAGGGAATGCGAGGGAGTGTCACGGTGAGAGGGGAGGTCCAGTTCTCCCTACTGTACAACTACAGGCTCGGAGCCCTGGAGGTCGGAGTGAAGCGCTGTAGAGACCTGGCGCCCATCGACGTCAAGAGGAACCGGTCCGATCCTTATGTCAAG GTGTACTTGTTGCCCGACAAGTCGAAAGCTGGCAAGAGGAAGACGAAGGTGAAGAAGAACACGCTGAACCCCGTGTTCGAGGAGACGCTGAGCTTCTCGCAGCCGCTGGCCACGCTGTCCGCGCGGACACTGTGGCTCAGCGTGTGGCACGCGGACATGTTCGGGCGGAACGACTTCCTCGGCGAGGTGGCGCTGCCGCTGGCCGACGTCGTGTTCGACGAGCCCGCGCCCAAGTGGTACAAGCTGCACGAGCGG ACGGAGCAGTTCGACGAGCAGCAAGGTACGCGCGGGGACCTCATCGTGGGGCTGAAGTTCGAGCCGGACGCGGGCGGCGCAGGCGCCAGGGGGAAGGGCACTCTGCACGTGCTCGTCAAGGAGGCCAAGAACCTCGTCGCCACGAGACCTAGTGGGCTCGCTGATGTCTTCTGCAAGAG CCGCTTTAAAGACAGGATTATTCAGTGCGTACAAAACAATTTGTAA